One genomic segment of Streptomyces sp. NBC_00239 includes these proteins:
- a CDS encoding lanthionine synthetase C family protein: MNAATILETRFGPRLAAPDPSGDTALGQSLVTGATGVVLWHIERALTGSGTWEPVRAWLAAATRADVTAADTACLSYGAPGLAFVLHAAGADGHDRYRNARDRLDAATAALTHRRAEAAHARIRRGELPAFAEYDLLHGLTGIGVHLLHHTPGSDALAAVLTYLVALTRPLTVHGQTLPGWWCAHDPHRFYTPGGHGNFGMAHGITGPFALLAQAQRRGVAVDGQSEAIATVTAWFDQWRQDGESGPWWPETVTREEATAGCPNSTGPGRPSWCYGTPGIARALQLAAIATADTHRQDAAEHALLACLADPRQLAKVTDPGLCHGAAGLFQTVWRAARDARTPGLGCIARSLADTFTGQHAPEDTGFLEGAAGQALAQATAFCDRPPASGWDACLLIT, translated from the coding sequence GTGAACGCCGCCACCATCCTCGAGACCCGCTTCGGCCCGCGTCTGGCCGCTCCCGACCCGTCCGGGGACACCGCGCTCGGGCAGTCCCTCGTGACCGGCGCGACCGGGGTCGTTCTGTGGCACATCGAGCGCGCCCTGACCGGGTCCGGTACGTGGGAGCCGGTCAGAGCATGGCTGGCTGCCGCGACCCGCGCGGATGTGACCGCCGCCGACACCGCCTGCCTCAGCTACGGCGCCCCCGGCCTGGCGTTCGTCCTGCACGCGGCCGGAGCCGACGGCCACGACCGCTACCGCAACGCCCGGGACCGGCTCGATGCGGCCACCGCCGCCCTCACGCACCGCCGCGCCGAAGCCGCCCACGCCCGCATCCGGCGCGGCGAGCTGCCCGCGTTCGCCGAGTACGACCTGCTGCACGGCCTGACCGGCATCGGCGTGCACCTGCTGCACCACACCCCCGGCAGCGACGCCCTCGCCGCCGTCCTCACCTACCTCGTCGCCCTCACCCGGCCCCTGACCGTCCATGGGCAGACGCTGCCGGGCTGGTGGTGCGCCCACGACCCGCACCGCTTCTACACTCCGGGCGGGCACGGCAACTTCGGCATGGCCCACGGCATCACCGGCCCCTTCGCCCTCCTCGCCCAGGCCCAAAGGCGGGGCGTGGCCGTGGACGGGCAGAGCGAGGCCATCGCCACCGTCACCGCCTGGTTCGACCAGTGGCGCCAGGACGGCGAGAGCGGCCCGTGGTGGCCGGAGACGGTCACCCGCGAAGAGGCGACGGCCGGATGCCCCAACTCGACCGGGCCGGGGCGGCCGTCGTGGTGCTACGGCACCCCAGGCATCGCCCGCGCTCTCCAGCTCGCCGCCATCGCCACCGCCGACACCCACCGCCAGGATGCAGCCGAACACGCACTGCTCGCCTGCCTCGCCGACCCCCGCCAGCTCGCCAAGGTCACCGACCCGGGCCTGTGCCACGGCGCGGCCGGACTGTTCCAGACCGTGTGGCGGGCAGCCCGCGATGCCCGCACCCCGGGCCTTGGTTGCATCGCTCGCAGTCTCGCGGACACGTTCACCGGCCAGCACGCGCCTGAGGACACCGGGTTCCTCGAAGGCGCCGCCGGACAGGCACTCGCCCAGGCCACCGCCTTCTGCGACCGGCCGCCCGCCTCCGGCTGGGACGCCTGCCTCCTCATCACCTGA
- a CDS encoding helix-turn-helix transcriptional regulator — protein sequence MVAQGIVPFGDDHAENKGAHGGEIAGQFMGFGGWLKRWRQAAGITQAPVAKALGMGVRTYRNVEKGAVPPRFTKSQCEALADLLGLDKSERHALLLYNIGTTLDGDPQIDASPELRRALRLLIDRQMPSPTYLTDRNWNILAYNAAMAEWWPWVMEPGGNLMRWALTNPEARTQYHGWEMHAAAYIRLLKFAQATHKDNVELVDLIAEVRRNPDVERIWRTEADLEADRDGHVFRMIIPALGWETVEVVSHVLYPASMPHCRFVVITWVEAESSDDDTDALGGKRNAWAHAEPSTPTPQPPAQAEADAARRRAARALTARLVVDSADEAAALAGPDGVPLPALSALAGPECRLTLSPENHSVVWAIQEVPGEWGITQLGAGAVVDRIHQPIVEPQARAELKLLLRASLPDSDQAAISRLHGQLPQVDLRAALLREIFNDLQEGEGLPR from the coding sequence ATGGTTGCTCAGGGGATAGTCCCCTTCGGCGATGACCACGCCGAGAACAAGGGCGCACACGGCGGAGAAATCGCCGGTCAGTTCATGGGGTTCGGCGGCTGGCTGAAGAGATGGCGCCAGGCGGCGGGGATCACCCAGGCCCCGGTGGCCAAGGCCCTCGGTATGGGGGTACGGACCTACCGCAACGTGGAGAAGGGGGCCGTTCCGCCCCGGTTCACCAAGTCCCAGTGCGAGGCGCTCGCGGATCTGCTCGGGCTCGACAAGAGCGAGCGCCACGCCCTGCTGCTCTACAACATCGGCACCACGCTCGATGGTGACCCGCAGATCGACGCCAGTCCGGAGCTGCGCCGGGCGCTTCGCCTTCTGATCGACAGGCAGATGCCCTCGCCTACGTACCTGACCGACCGCAACTGGAACATCCTCGCGTACAACGCGGCGATGGCCGAGTGGTGGCCCTGGGTTATGGAGCCGGGCGGCAACCTTATGCGCTGGGCCCTGACGAACCCCGAGGCTCGCACTCAGTACCACGGCTGGGAAATGCACGCCGCGGCCTACATCCGTTTGTTGAAGTTCGCCCAGGCCACCCACAAGGACAACGTCGAGCTTGTCGACCTGATCGCCGAGGTTCGCCGGAACCCGGACGTCGAGCGGATATGGCGCACCGAGGCCGATCTGGAGGCCGACAGGGATGGCCATGTCTTCCGGATGATCATCCCTGCCCTGGGCTGGGAGACCGTCGAAGTTGTCTCCCACGTCCTGTACCCGGCGTCGATGCCCCACTGCCGGTTCGTAGTGATCACCTGGGTCGAGGCCGAGTCCTCCGACGACGATACTGACGCCCTGGGAGGCAAGCGCAATGCCTGGGCACATGCTGAGCCCAGCACGCCCACTCCGCAGCCCCCTGCCCAGGCCGAAGCCGATGCCGCCCGCCGCCGTGCGGCCCGCGCGCTCACCGCCCGCCTCGTCGTCGACAGCGCCGACGAAGCCGCAGCGCTCGCCGGCCCCGACGGGGTTCCGCTCCCAGCACTCAGCGCGCTGGCCGGGCCGGAGTGCCGACTCACCCTGTCGCCCGAGAACCACTCCGTGGTGTGGGCCATCCAGGAAGTTCCTGGGGAGTGGGGCATCACGCAGCTGGGTGCTGGAGCCGTCGTCGACCGCATCCACCAGCCGATCGTGGAACCCCAGGCCAGAGCGGAGCTGAAGCTACTCCTGCGCGCCTCGCTGCCGGACTCCGACCAGGCGGCCATCAGCCGGCTCCACGGGCAACTGCCCCAGGTCGACCTCCGGGCCGCCCTCCTTCGCGAGATCTTCAACGACCTCCAAGAGGGCGAGGGCCTGCCCCGCTAG
- a CDS encoding acyl-CoA thioesterase, producing MSRHIYDCPVRWSDLDANGHLNSSCYGVLLEETRMRMFSMLVPKDPAERLARNFLLREQTIRYQHPLETWETPVRIEAWVTDVKRVSLTFHFEVKDDEHVYATATSVVAGYDSIRGGIRRFEQDELEVFNSYADTTQAADS from the coding sequence GTGTCCCGACACATCTACGACTGCCCCGTTCGCTGGTCCGACCTCGACGCGAACGGACACCTCAACAGCTCTTGTTACGGCGTCCTTCTGGAAGAGACCCGCATGCGCATGTTCAGCATGCTGGTCCCCAAGGACCCCGCCGAGCGCCTGGCCCGCAACTTCCTGCTGCGCGAGCAGACCATCCGCTACCAGCACCCACTGGAGACCTGGGAGACGCCGGTCCGCATCGAAGCCTGGGTGACCGACGTCAAGCGCGTCTCCCTCACCTTCCACTTCGAGGTCAAGGACGACGAGCATGTCTACGCCACGGCGACCTCCGTCGTGGCCGGCTACGACTCCATCCGGGGCGGTATCCGCCGCTTCGAGCAGGACGAACTCGAGGTGTTCAACAGCTACGCCGACACCACCCAGGCCGCGGACAGCTGA
- a CDS encoding thiopeptide-type bacteriocin biosynthesis protein: MNAPHAPQTTEHAVLAVLSGQSLAATATRAGIDTEELGDAVTLYRAAGQAVLAEQAARRDWHQVRIEFADFDRAEDAAATHLAPRLRMLEDSGLLAAWWHIRKAPCWRLRLLPAPGADPARLHLATSELLGALVQSAEIIRWWPTVYEPEVLAFGGLEGIDTAHGLFHADSRHFLARTHQPPGLGRREMSMLLCTALFRSAGLDWYEQGDVWDRVARMRPLPEDISPDHLNGMGGGLRRLLSLDTRTLTGPGGTMEAAAPWLAAFTTAGQAISNAAQSGILQRGPRDILAHHVIFHWNRHGLTARAQATLAHATRAVIMNPASAGQEQ, from the coding sequence ATGAACGCCCCGCACGCCCCCCAGACGACTGAACACGCCGTCCTCGCCGTCCTGTCCGGGCAGTCGCTCGCCGCCACCGCCACCCGTGCGGGCATCGACACCGAGGAACTTGGCGACGCCGTCACGCTCTACCGGGCAGCCGGGCAAGCCGTGCTCGCCGAGCAGGCCGCCCGCCGCGACTGGCACCAGGTCCGCATCGAGTTCGCCGACTTCGACCGCGCCGAAGACGCCGCCGCAACCCACCTCGCCCCCCGCCTGCGAATGCTGGAGGACAGCGGACTCCTGGCCGCGTGGTGGCACATCCGCAAGGCGCCGTGCTGGCGGCTGCGGCTGTTGCCCGCGCCGGGCGCCGACCCCGCCCGCCTCCACCTCGCTACCTCCGAACTGCTCGGGGCACTCGTCCAATCCGCAGAGATCATCCGCTGGTGGCCGACCGTCTACGAGCCGGAAGTCCTCGCCTTCGGCGGCCTGGAGGGCATCGACACCGCCCACGGCCTCTTCCACGCCGACAGCCGCCACTTCCTCGCCCGCACCCACCAGCCCCCGGGGCTGGGGCGGCGCGAGATGTCGATGCTGCTGTGCACCGCCCTGTTCCGATCGGCCGGGCTGGACTGGTACGAACAGGGCGACGTGTGGGACCGGGTGGCCCGGATGCGGCCCCTGCCCGAGGACATCTCCCCCGACCACCTGAACGGCATGGGCGGCGGACTACGGAGGCTGCTGTCCCTCGACACCCGCACCCTGACCGGCCCCGGCGGCACGATGGAAGCCGCCGCCCCGTGGCTCGCCGCGTTCACGACTGCCGGGCAGGCCATCAGCAACGCCGCCCAGAGCGGCATCCTGCAACGCGGACCCCGCGACATCCTCGCCCACCACGTGATCTTCCACTGGAACCGTCACGGCCTCACCGCACGCGCGCAGGCCACCCTCGCGCACGCCACCCGAGCCGTCATCATGAACCCGGCTTCCGCCGGCCAGGAACAGTGA